From a region of the Haematobia irritans isolate KBUSLIRL chromosome 4, ASM5000362v1, whole genome shotgun sequence genome:
- the LOC142235952 gene encoding uncharacterized protein LOC142235952, with amino-acid sequence MASREKRQTRNHNNQQLSTTTRNYDNDDAMPSNGEQNLGNQVRFHCKCMSVSYPPHSCVRDCAFLLNILRIRPFLFIIDALTHTRTHRLISSMSVCKGLHTYFNSSALIFLTRKKLQFIANNCGRVACGQKQRRTCSPKETFQPLNVLLAHCVCLRNITVHSFSQLPSAHVCSPPSLRSTFLFVVSPAYVVSTPRSPSLAYVGVYTPHFSLLQAPLTLSQLPAHHHFATWAKEFFVYIGNFYWVFFVNSTIMTLDKFIRAADHLTHRDEIKGIWNRLKQIYEKCLVELANGEDDGKETEATRKRETESVKEKYKSSYSTYCRCVSKISELMANLGSSYSASSPNSNSSFNLPPIEINVFHGDFKSWPTFRDMFTAVCIKNSKLSPVEKLFHLTQKTKGEAHEIVSKSPLTDDGFGTAWSNLCARYENKRVLVNEQLKTLFNLSAICSESASSIKGLQRDINACISTLRVHKIDIESWNPIFVFLCSNCLPDSTLTLWEQTLNDKTCIPKWSELDEFLTNRYRTLESVSEIRGSKEQKPSNSRTKGNNNSKQISGKISTFQANISQHTCKLCSNEVHVIRKCPQFLKMNYQQRWTEIKSKGLCANCFASSHTAQRCKSKYSCFKCGKRHNSLLHIDSNNHSQSTSYSNNSQRPRNDPISNPLIPPSSPSNIQSTDSSNGVIQTCFASNSNGVLLGTAMVRILHSGVVYRARALLDSGSEGTLISERLSNMLRLPSRHTSATISGLNNSISAAVQKECCFVLGSESDLNFELFVSALVVPHLSNNLPSRTIDIQRLSDLPPLQLADPKFYESSKIDILLGADVFPSIMLSKNELGICGSLMAQETVFGWILTGPIFTRNNSSCSARVSFFCEISLDKQISRFWEVENIPKKRFLSHEDKICEDLYRKTTRRNEEGRYVVSLPFKESFPEKLCLGSSRLGAMAQFLRNESRLIRNPDLKQEYDKSLIEYVTLNHMSLIDSPSPIQMCYYLPHHAVIKPERTTTKVRVVFNASAPSSNGISLNDVLYTGPVLQNDLTVLILKWQFYKFVLNGDIQKMYRQILVNASHTPFQRILFRENPNNPVQEFELKTVTFGLNCAPYLAIRTIIQLANDVQEKYPLASKILRNSIYVDDALLGAHSIEMAIKSRDELIQALNSAGFHMRNWISNSKKILKGLPTEHLLCADFLEFEDRSSAKTLGVRWNALSDQFYFSTIKFPDTCSYTKREVLSQISKLFDPAGW; translated from the exons ATTTCAACTCCAGCGCATTGATCTTCCTTACCAG AAAAAAGTTGCAATTCATCGCAAACAACTGTGGTAGAGTAGCTTGTGGCCAAAAACAACGTCGGACTTGTTCACCGAaggaaacc TTTCAACCATTAAATGTTCTCTTGGCTCACTGTGTATGCTTACGAAATATCACTGTACACTCATTCTCTCAACTGCCTAGTGCGCATGTCTGCTCTCCTCCATCTCTGAGATCCACATTTCTCTTTGTTGTAAGCCCCGCTTACGTTGTCTCAACTCCCCGCTCACCATCACTTGCCTACGTGGGTGTATATACTCCACATTTCTCTTTGTTGCAAGCCCCGCTTACGTTGTCTCAACTCCCCGCTCATCATCACTTTGCTACTTGGGC AAAGGAATTTTTCGTCTATATTGGAAATTTCTATTgggtatttttcgtgaattcTACCATCATGACATTGGACAAATTTATTAGGGCTGCCGATCATTTG ACCCATCGCGATGAAATTAAGGGTATCTGGAATAGGTTAAAGCAGATTTATGAGAAATGTCTCGTGGAACTAGCCAACGGAGAAGACGATGGCAAAGAGACCGAGGCAACTCGAAAAAGGGAGACAGAATCGGTTAAGGAGAAATATAAGAGTTCCTATTCTACTTATTGTCGATGTGTGTCTAAGATAAGTGAATTAATGGCAAATCTTGGCTCATCTTATTCTGCTTCAAGTCCTAATTCTAACTCCAGTTTCAATTTGCCTCCAatcgaaataaatgtttttcatGGTGACTTTAAATCTTGGCCAACTTTCCGGGACATGTTCACCGCGGTCTGTATAAAGAATTCTAAGTTGAGTCCCGTAGAGAAATTGTTCCACCTGACCCAAAAGACCAAGGGTGAGGCTCATGAAATCGTGTCGAAAAGTCCGCTCACTGACGATGGTTTCGGAACAGCTTGGTCCAACTTATGTGCCCGTTATGAGAATAAACGGGTTCTTGTAAACGAACAATTGAAGACCTTATTCAATCTTTCGGCAATTTGCTCTGAATCGGCCAGTTCTATAAAAGGGCTTCAACGCGACATTAATGCCTGTATTTCGACCTTAAGGGTCCACAAAATCGATATCGAGAGTTGGAATCCAATTTTTGTCTTCCTTTGCTCCAACTGTCTTCCAGATTCTACCTTGACCTTATGGGAACAGACGTTGAATGATAAAACTTGCATTCCTAAATGGTCGGAATTAGACGAATTTTTAACGAACAGGTACCGTACCCTGGAGTCCGTCTCCGAAATCAGAGGTTCTAAGGAGCAAAAGCCTTCTAATTCCCGAACGAAAGGGAATAATAATTCCAAACAAATCTCTGGGAAAATTAGCACATTTCAGGCTAATATCAGCCAACACACCTGCAAACTTTGTTCAAATGAAGTCCATGTAATACGGAAATGTCCGCAATTTCTCAAAATGAATTACCAACAGAGATGGACCGAAATTAAAAGTAAAGGTTTATGTGCAAATTGCTTTGCTAGTTCGCATACAGCGCAGAGATGTAAAAGTAAATATTCTTGCTTTAAATGTGGTAAACGTCACAACTCACTACTACATATTGACTCGAATAATCACTCTCAAAGCACATCTTATTCCAATAATTCTCAACGGCCGAGAAATGATCCCATTTCAAATCCTTTAATACCACCATCGTCCCCTTCTAATATACAGTCCACTGATTCTTCAAATGGAGTAATACAAACATGTTTTGCCTCCAATTCGAACGGGGTATTACTGGGTACAGCTATGGTACGAATTCTCCATTCTGGGGTGGTGTATCGGGCTAGGGCTTTATTGGATTCTGGATCTGAAGGAACACTTATTTCTGAAAGACTTTCTAATATGTTACGACTTCCGTCCAGACATACCTCTGCCACGATTTCGGGACTAAATAATTCGATATCTGCCGCTGTTCAAAAAGAATGTTGTTTTGTGTTGGGTTCggagtccgatttgaactttgaATTATTTGTGTCGGCCTTAGTCGTCCCACATTTATCAAATAATTTACCTTCAAGAACAATAGATATCCAACGATTATCGGATTTACCCCCTCTTCAATTAGCCGACCCGAAGTTCTATGAAAGTTCAAAAATTGACATTCTTTTAGGGGCAGATGTTTTCCCATCGATTATGTTGTCAAAGAATGAACTGGGTATCTGTGGTTCTTTAATGGCTCAGGAGACCGTCTTCGGGTGGATTCTTACAGGTCCTATTTTTACTAGGAACAATTCTTCATGTTCTGCTCGTGTCTCCTTCTTCTGTGAAATCTCCTTAGATAAGCAGATTTCACGTTTCTGGGAGGTGGAGAATATTCCAAAGAAACGTTTTCTCTCCCATGAGGACAAAATTTGTGAAGATCTATATCGAAAGACCACCAGAAGAAATGAGGAGGGTCGGTATGTGGTTTCTTTGCCATTTAAAGAATCTTTTCCTGAAAAATTGTGTCTTGGATCATCCCGCTTGGGTGCAATGGCACAATTTCTGCGAAATGAATCGAGGTTGATTCGGAATCCAGATTTGAAGCAGGAATATGATAAGTCACTTATTGAATATGTCACCCTCAATCATATGTCATTGATAGATTCTCCTAGCCCAATCCAAATGTGCTACTACTTACCACATCACGCGGTAATAAAGCCGGAAAGAACTACTACTAAGGTTAGAGTAGTTTTTAATGCATCCGCTCCCTCTTCCAATGGTATTAGTTTGAATGATGTCCTTTATACGGGACCTGTATTACAGAATGATTTGACTGTACTAATATTGAAAtggcaattttacaaatttgtccTGAATGGTGATATCCAAAAAATGTATAGACAAATTCTTGTCAATGCCAGCCATACACCATTTCAAcgtattttatttcgtgaaaatcCGAATAATCCTGTCCaagaatttgaattgaaaactgTAACGTTTGGATTAAATTGTGCGCCATATTTGGCCATACGTACAATTATCCAATTGGCAAATGACGTACAGGAAAAATATCCTTTGGCTAGTAAGATATTAAGGAATTCAATTTATGTTGATGACGCTTTACTAGGGGCTCACTCTATTGAGATGGCGATAAAGTCGAGGGATGAATTAATTCAAGCTCTGAATTCCGCCGGGTTTCACATGAGAAACTGGATTTCtaattcaaagaaaattcttAAAGGACTTCCAACTGAACATCTTTTGTGTGCTGATTTTTTGGAATTCGAAGATCGTAGTTCAGCAAAAACCCTAGGAGTTCGTTGGAATGCCCTTTCAGACCAGTTTTATTTTTCCACCATCAAATTTCCAGATACTTGTTCATACACTAAGCGCGAAGTTTTGTCgcaaatatcaaaattgtttgaTCCAGCAGGATGGTAG
- the LOC142235953 gene encoding uncharacterized protein LOC142235953: MQRIWLDRTEWDAIISPESLRLWKAFQANYNAIDDIRIPRWIAYSPDCKIEFHCFSDASEKAYSAVIYIRVICPSGISTNLISAKTKVAPLKTLSIPRLELCGSTLLAEMIDNLLPQFEIENYSLFCWTDSTIVLSWLAKPPCCWNTFVANRVSKIIQVVDISKWFHVDSEFNPADLASRGVQAQDLQNNRLWWNGPDWLSEPSKNWPRTIEKKNFETELEKKPVKVLFTYFQNFEDILDRFSSFSRALRAFYPDEYMTLNSKKSIKKSSPILSLNPFIDQEGIMRICGRLESSSDLSFNERHPIILPYGCQYSRLLVHFIHQISLHGGNQLVLRLAIHLEATTDLSTSAFLAAFSRFVSRRGCPLHLHSDNGTTFVGASKTLSKEFIQTSRETLTSNYLHQNLTWHFIPPGAPHMGGLWEAGVKSFKQHFRKTVGVQKFTFEEFQTLLSKIEACLNSRPISPSSENPTDLTALTPGHFLIGSPILMPLEPELVHSSISIQNRWQRIKAQHQFFCSRWKNEYLKELQKRHKWKRSEEDLRENMLVVVKEENLPPNSWRLGRITKVHHGNDNRVRVAEVHTQKGTITRPITKLVVLYDESS, from the exons ATGCAGAGAATTTGGTTGGACCGAACGGAATGGGATGCAATAATTTCTCCAGAATCACTTCGACTATGGAAAGCTTTTCAAGCTAATTATAACGCAATAGATGACATCAGAATTCCAAGATGGATCGCATATTCCCCTGATTGTAAAATCGAGTTTCACTGTTTTTCAGATGCATCGGAAAAAGCATATTCTGCAGTCATATACATTCGTGTTATTTGTCCAAGTGGTATATCCACTAACTTAATTAGTGCTAAAACAAAAGTAGCCCCACTGAAAACATTATCCATTCCACGATTAGAGCTTTGTGGGTCCACGTTATTAGCTGAAATGATCGACAATTTGCTCCcacaatttgaaattgaaaactatTCCTTGTTTTGCTGGACTGACTCAACTATCGTGCTCTCCTGGTTAGCGAAACCACCTTGTTGTTGGAATACATTTGTAGCCAATAGAGTCTCAAAAATTATACAAGTGGTGGACATATCCAAATGGTTTCACGTGGATTCGGAATTCAATCCTGCAGACTTAGCCAGTCGAGGAGTTCAAGCTCAGGACCTACAAAACAACCGCTTGTGGTGGAATGGACCAGATTGGCTATCAGAACCATCAAAGAATTGGCCAAGAACCATTGAGAAAAAGAATTTCGAAACTGAGCTCGAAAAAAAGCCCGTCAAAGTTCTTTTTACTTATTTCCAAAACTTTGAGGACATTCTTGACCGATTTTCTTCATTTTCCAGAGCCCTTAGA GCATTTTATCCAGACGAGTATATGAcactcaattctaaaaaatctattaaaaaatcTAGTCCAATTTTATCCTTAAATCCATTTATTGACCAGGAGGGAATAATGCGAATATGTGGCCGACTAGAATCATCATCTGATTTATCTTTCAACGAAAGACATCCAATTATCCTTCCATACGGATGCCAATACTCTCGTCTTTTAGTCCATTTTATTCATCAGATCAGTCTTCACGGGGGGAATCAACTGGTGCTGCGACTG GCAATACACTTAGAAGCAACCACCGATTTGTCTACCTCCGCTTTCCTAGCAGCCTTCAGCCGATTTGTATCCCGACGCGGCTGCCCTCTGCATCTTCACTCAGATAATGGAACTACATTTGTTGGAGCTTCCAAAACATTATCCAAAGAATTTATCCAAACTTCTCGTGAAACTCTGACTTCAAATTACTTGCACCAAAATTTGACATGGCATTTTATACCACCAGGAGCACCTCATATGGGTGGACTATGGGAAGCCGGTGTCAAAAGCTTTAAACAGCATTTCAGGAAAACGGTTGGTGTCCAAAAATTTACATTCGAAGAATTCCAGACATTGTTATCCAAAATTGAAGCATGTCTTAACTCCCGACCTATTTCCCCATCTTCCGAGAATCCCACCGATTTAACAGCGTTGACACCgggacattttttaattggctcgcCTATACTTATGCCACTGGAACCAGAACTTGTCCATTCCtctatttctatccaaaatcgCTGGCAACGCATAAAAGCTCAACATCAGTTTTTCTGTTCCCGATGGAAAAATGAATACCTTAAAGAATTACAAAAGCGCCATAAATGGAAAAGGTCTGAAGAGGACTTGAGGGAAAACATGCTGGTGGTGGTTAAAGAAGAAAACTTACCCCCGAATTCTTGGCGTCTTGGTCGCATTACAAAGGTTCATCATGGCAATGACAATCGAGTTCGAGTAGCGGAAGTACACACCCAGAAAGGCACTATAACTAGGCCAATTACAAAATTAGTTGTATTGTACGATGAATCCTCCTAA